The following are encoded together in the Malaya genurostris strain Urasoe2022 chromosome 3, Malgen_1.1, whole genome shotgun sequence genome:
- the LOC131436704 gene encoding uncharacterized protein LOC131436704, whose amino-acid sequence MDRFLRFFIKFHGYAIAMVSILFALVSVLFTRLNYHYPLEEWYNFRFSGIPMLILGAAWLMASVVLIIGVFKECSRLIYPYGVVFVMELTTLILRDVYLLVAGKDWGEMVFINISVVLLLFIIPYIALSLLALLKLIEVDPIIPKSRSDNFVRFDNTQTNTEA is encoded by the exons ATGGATCGATTCTTACGGTTCTTCATCAAGTTTCATGGCTACGCTATCGCCATGGTCAGCATCTTGTTTGCCCTAGTGAGCGTGCTCTTCACCAGGCTGAATTATCATTACCCGTTAGAGGAGT GGTACAATTTTCGCTTCTCCGGCATACCGATGCTGATACTGGGAGCAGCTTGGCTGATGGCAAGTGTGGTACTCATAATTGGAGTATTTAAG GAGTGCAGCCGGTTAATCTACCCGTACGGTGTCGTCTTTGTCATGGAGCTGACCACGCTGATACTGCGGGACGTGTACCTGCTGGTTGCCGGCAAGGACTGGGGTGAGATGGTGTTTATTAACATCAGTGTCGTGTTGCTGCTGT TCATCATTCCGTACATCGCGCTGAGCCTACTCGCACTGCTCAAACTGATCGAAGTGGATCCCATCATACCGAAAAGCCGTTCCGATAACTTCGTGCGATTTGACAACACTCAAACCAACACGGAAGCATAA
- the LOC131436702 gene encoding uncharacterized protein LOC131436702 codes for MDKFLRLFIKFHGYCIAVVSSFLTILFTSIFSSSLHSHNWEELYDLRYTGIPVLIFGLAWMVANSLLIIGIFKEKKAYLYPFSVLFLLDLLLVIIRDLYLIISQYTWYYTVFFNFSLPILLFIIPYVVLSILALMRLFDIDPIIRTDQNFVRFDRNSAADESFNGIAIVD; via the exons ATGGATAAATTCTTGCGATTGTTCATCAAATTTCACGGCTACTGTATTGCGGTTGTGAGCAGTTTTCTGACGATTTTGTTTACCTCCATTTTCAGCAGCAGCCTGCACAGCCACAACTGGGAAGAGT tgTATGACCTACGGTACACCGGTATCCCGGTGCTGATTTTTGGCCTGGCCTGGATGGTCGCAAACTCGCTGCTGATTATAGGAATTTTTAAG GAAAAGAAAGCATATTTGTACCCGTTTTCCGtactgtttctgctggatttgctGCTGGTGATTATTCGGGATCTTTATTTGATCATCAGTCAGTACACCTGGTATTATACGGTGTTTTTTAACTTTAGCCTGCCAATTTTACTGT TCATTATCCCGTACGTTGTACTGAGCATTCTGGCACTGATGAGACTGTTTGATATTGATCCAATCATCCGAACCGATCAGAATTTTGTCCGGTTTGACCGGAACTCCGCTGCCGATGAAAGTTTCAACGGAATTGCCATTGTGGATTGA